In Onychomys torridus chromosome 15, mOncTor1.1, whole genome shotgun sequence, the following proteins share a genomic window:
- the Hmgcr gene encoding 3-hydroxy-3-methylglutaryl-Coenzyme A reductase, which yields MLSRLFRMHGLFVASHPWEVIVGTVTLTICMMSMNMFTGNNKICGWNYECPKFEEDVLSSDIIILTITRCIAILYIYFQFQNLRQLGSKYILGIAGLFTIFSSFVFSTVVIHFLDKELTGLNEALPFFLLLIDLSRASALAKFALSSNSQDEVRENIARGMAILGPTFTLDALVECLVIGVGTMSGVRQLEIMCCFGCMSVLANYFVFMTFFPACVSLVLELSRESREGRPIWQLSHFARVLEEEENKPNPVTQRVKMIMSLGLVLVHAHSRWIADPSPQNSTTEHSKVSLGLDEDVSKRIEPSVSLWQFYLSKMISMDIEQVITLSLAFLLAVKYIFFEQAETESTLSLKNPITSPVVTPKKAQDNCCRREPLLVRRNQKLSSVEEELGTNQDRKVEVIKPLVAEAETASRATFMLGASAASPAVALETQEPEIELPSEPRPNEECLQILESAEKGAKFLSDAEIIQLVNAKHIPAYKLETLMETHERGVSIRRQLLSTKLPEPSSLQYLPYRDYNYSLVMGACCENVIGYMPIPVGVAGPLCLDGKEYQVPMATTEGCLVASTNRGCRAIGLGGGASSRVLADGMTRGPVVRLPRACDSAEVKAWLETPEGFDVVKEAFDSTSRFARLQKLHVTMAGRNLYIRFQSRTGDAMGMNMISKGTEKALLKLQEFFPEMQILAVSGNYCTDKKPAAVNWIEGRGKTVVCEAVIPAKVVREVLKTTTEAMIDVNINKNLVGSAMAGSIGGYNAHAANIVTAIYIACGQDAAQNVGSSNCITLMEASGPTNEDLYISCTMPSIEIGTVGGGTNLLPQQACLQMLGVQGACKDNPGEHARQLARIVCGTVMAGELSLMAALAAGHLVRSHMVHNRSKINLQDLQGTCTKKAA from the exons ATGTTGTCAAGACTTTTCCGTATGCATGGCCTCTTCGTGGCCTCCCATCCCTGGGAAGTTATTGTGGGAACAGTAACACTGACCATCTGTATGATGTCCATGAACATGTTTACTGGCAACAACAAGATCTGTGGTTGGAATTATGAGTGCCCCAAATTTGAAGAG GATGTATTGAGCAGTGACATCATCATCCTCACCATAACACGGTGCATTGCCATCCTGTACATTTACTTCCAGTTCCAGAACTTACGACAGCTTGGGTCGAAATATATTTTGG GTATCGCTGGCCTGTTCACAATCTTCTCCAGTTTTGTCTTCAGTACAGTTGTCATTCACTTCCTAGACAAAGAGCTGACAGGCTTGAA tgaagcTTTGCCCTTTTTCCTGCTTTTGATTGACCTGTCTAGAGCGAGCGCACTAGCCAAGTTTGCCCTAAGTTCAAACTCACAG GATGAAGTAAGGGAAAATATAGCTCGTGGAATGGCAATTCTGGGTCCCACATTCACCCTTGATGCTCTTGTGGAATGTCTTGTAATTGGAGTTGGCACCATGTCAG GGGTGCGGCAGCTGGAAATCATGTGCTGCTTTGGCTGCATGTCTGTGCTCGCCAACTACTTCGTGTTCATGACCTTTTTCCCAGCTTGTGTGTCCCTGGTCCTAGAG CTTTCTCGGGAAAGCCGAGAGGGTCGTCCAATTTGGCAGCTCAGCCATTTTGCCCGAGTtttggaagaagaagagaataaGCCAAACCCTGTAACCCAAAGGGTCAAGATGATTATG TCTTTAGGGTTGGTTCTTGTTCACGCTCACAGTCGCTGGATAGCCGATCCTTCCCCCCAGAATAGCACAACAGAACATTCTAAGGTCTCCTTGGGACTGGATGAAGATGTATCCAAGAGAATCGAACCAAGTGTTTCTCTCTGGCAGTTTTATCTCTCCAA GATGATCAGCATGGACATTGAACAAGTGATTACCCTGAGTTTAGCTTTCCTGTTGGCTGTCAAGTACATTTTCTTTGAACAAGCAGAGACAGAATCAACACTCTCATTAAAAAATCCCATTACATCTCCTGTCGTGACACCAAAGAAAGCCCAAGACAACTGTTGCAGACGTGAGCCTCTGCTTGTGAGAAGGAACCAGAAGCTTTCGTCagtggaggaggagctggggacaAACCAGGATAGGAAAG TTGAGGTTATAAAACCCTTAGTGGCGGAAGCGGAGACTGCAAGCAGAGCTACGTTCATGCTTGGAGCCTCTGCAGCCAGCCCTGCGGTGGCACTGGAGACACAGGAGCCTGAAATTGAACTCCCCAGCGAGCCTCGGCCTAATGAAGAATGTCTGCAGATCCTGGAGAGTGctgag AAAGGTGCAAAGTTCCTCAGTGATGCAGAGATCATCCAGTTGGTCAATGCCAAGCACATCCCAGCCTACAAGTTGGAAACTCTAATGGAGACTCATGAACGTGGGGTATCTATTCGCCGGCAGCTCCTCTCCACCAAGCTTCCAGAGCCTTCTTCTCTGCAGTACCTGCCGTACAGAGATTATAATTACTCCCTG GTGATGGGAGCTTGCTGTGAGAATGTGATCGGGTATATGCCCATCCCTGTTGGAGTGGCAGGGCCCCTGTGCCTGGATGGGAAAGAGTACCAGGTTCCAATGGCGACAACGGAAGGCTGTCTTGTGGCCAGTACCAACAGGGGCTGCAGAGCGATAGGT CTTGGTGGTGGTGCCAGCAGCCGGGTCCTTGCAGATGGGATGACCCGAGGCCCAGTGGTGCGACTTCCTCGTGCTTGTGACTCCGCAGAAGTGAAGGCCTGGCTTGAAACCCCGGAAGGCTTCGACGTGGTAAAGGAGGCCTTCGATAGCACCAGCAG ATTTGCACGGCTGCAGAAACTTCATGTGACAATGGCAGGACGCAACCTGTACATCCGTTTCCAGTCCAGGACGGGGGATGCCATGGGGATGAACATGATTTCCAAG GGCACAGAGAAAGCACTTCTGAAGCTTCAAGAGTTCTTCCCTGAAATGCAGATTCTGGCAGTTAGTGGTAACTACTGCACCGACAAGAAACCTGCCGCTGTAAACTGGATcgaagggagaggaaagacagtTGTATGTGAAGCTGTAATTCCAGCCAAGGTGGTGAGGGAG GTATTAAAGACAACTACGGAAGCGATGATTGATGTGAACATTAACAAGAATCTGGTGGGTTCTGCCATGGCTGGGAGCATAGGAGGCTATAACGCCCATGCAGCAAACATCGTCACTGCTATCTACATTGCATGTGGCCAG GATGCAGCACAGAATGTGGGTAGTTCAAACTGTATTACTTTAATGGAAGCAAGTGGTCCCACAAATGAAGACTTGTATATCAGCTGCACCATGCCATCTATAGAGATCGGAACTGTGGGTGGTGGGACCAACCTTCTACCTCAGCAAGCTTGTCTGCAG ATGCTCGGTGTTCAAGGAGCGTGCAAAGACAATCCTGGAGAACATGCACGGCAGCTTGCCCGAATTGTGTGTGGTACTGTGATGGCTGGGGAGTTGTCCTTGATGGCAGCATTGGCAGCAGGACATCTCGTCAGAAGTCACATGGTTCACAACAG ATCAAAGATAAATTTACAAGATCTGCAAGGAACGTGCACCAAGAAGGCAGCCTGA